From one Lotus japonicus ecotype B-129 chromosome 3, LjGifu_v1.2 genomic stretch:
- the LOC130748081 gene encoding protein TIC 100 — protein MATNADPKTTPLSDSDSDSDSSYDSDSSYGEEVDDPEFRRAFSFRRGDEPLRPADPETNFKDFAEVLDSSVVQEVRDEDDPAFVEDYNPFDFPPDPENWAEEDLRELWADGPKEIGGTGWDPAWVEQDEWEYVLEEIAEGRHPPIAPFYLPYRKSYPPIPDNHFDIASPKAVIEELDRIEEFLKWVSYIFEDGSSYEGTVWDDYAHGKGVYVSKDGLVRYEGEWLQNDPEGHGVVEVDIPVIEPAPGSKLEAKMRAEGKIIARDFMSPEDREWLEKDIEDSYLLANGTYEIPFYENDEWVRQFGSKPEKGRYRYAGQWKHGRMHGCGVYEVNERILYGRFYFGELLDDDEGCDDQASGVHAGIAEVAAAKARMFINKPDGMVREKRGPYNDPQHPYFYEGEDVWMAPGFINQFHEVPDYWKTYVHEVDQEREMWLNSFYKAPLRLPMPAELEHWWSNDENHEPPEFVLINKEPEPDPEDPSRLIYTENPLILHTPTGNLIDYVEDEKYGVRLFWRPPLENGEDVDPEKVDFLPLGYDEFFGRDTKKEKGNIWLRFILGIENACKPWFDKIDKWVEEQKKKREMEMEELEKELELVEAEVRLKEAMEELEDVLRRQEKEEEKKAEMGLLDEDEDEDEEATSVTKLDEDDTTSVTKQDETAPAVEEEEEEERDEDEEDDIAQSSFGSVEQGQTTNQQKGKPGKSPFSTSSLMFASCSLISVVPSKLQQSFSFWNKGRSKPELVCSRHTDGFSNVKTVESVSFRPVIGLKGRLKAVGITHGRVSVRSCSGGNQTRSCSLASADSHNNLKGPRVSGDLWLHGAPERDLDSILSMHSSTYNFETT, from the exons ATGGCCACCAATGCTGACCCAAAAACCACTCCACTCTCCGACTCCGACTCCGATTCCGACTCCTCCTACGACTCCGACTCCTCCTACGGCGAAGAAGTCGACGACCCAGAATTCCGCCGCGCCTTCAGCTTCCGCCGCGGCGACGAGCCTCTCCGCCCGGCCGACCCGGAGACCAACTTCAAGGACTTCGCTGAAGTCCTCGACAGCAGCGTGGTTCAGGAGGTTCGGGATGAAGATGACCCTGCGTTTGTGGAGGACTACAACCCCTTTGACTTCCCGCCGGACCCTGAGAACTGGGCGGAGGAGGATTTGAGGGAGCTTTGGGCTGATGGGCCGAAGGAAATTGGTGGGACTGGTTGGGACCCTGCTTGGGTTGAACAGGATGAGTGGGAGTATGTGTTGGAGGAGATTGCTGAGGGGAGACATCCTCCCATTGCTCCGTTTTATCTTCCTTACCGGAAGTCTTACCCGCCTATACCGGATAACCATTTCGATATCGCGAGCCCGAAGGCGGTGATTGAAGAATTGGATAGGATTGAGGAGTTTCTCAAATGGGTTAGCTACATTTTTGAAGATGGCAGCTC GTATGAAGGCACTGTTTGGGATGACTATGCTCATGGAAAAGGTGTTTATGTCTCTAAAGATGGGCTAGTCAG ATATGAAGGTGAATGGCTTCAAAACGATCCAGAGGGTCATGGTGTAGTTGAAGTTGATATACCTGTTATAGAACCTGCTCCTGGATCCAA GCTTGAAGCAAAGATGCGAGCAGAAGGAAAGATAATAGCAAGGGATTTTATGTCCCCAGAAGACAGAGAATGGCTAGAGAAGGATATTGAAGATAGTTATCTTCTTGCAAATGGGACCTATGAAATCCCCTTCTATGAAAATGATGAATGGGTTAGGCAATTCGGAAGCAAGCC AGAGAAAGGTCGCTATCGTTATGCTGGTCAGTGGAAGCATGGAAGGATGCATGGATGTGGTGTATACGAAGTTAACGAGCGTATCTTATAT GGTagattttattttggagaattgttGGATGATGACGAGGGATGTGATGACCAAGCTTCAGGG GTGCATGCTGGTATAGCAGAAGTTGCTGCTGCAAAGGCTCGCATGTTTATTAACAAGCCAGATGGAA TGGTTAGGGAAAAGAGAGGTCCATATAATGATCCACAGCATCCATACTTTTATGAAGGAGAGGATGTATGGATGGCGCCTGGCTTCATTAACCAATTTCACGAA GTCCCTGATTACTGGAAAACATATGTGCATGAAGTAGATCAGGAAAGAGAAATGTGGCTCAACTCTTTCTATAAAGCTCCTCTGAGGTTACCTATGCCAGCTGAACTTGAACACTGGTGGTCCAATG ATGAGAATCACGAGCCTCCCGAATTTGTACTTATTAACAAGGAACCAGAGCCTGATCCCGAAGACCCATCAAGGCTAATATATACTGAGAATCCTCTCATCCTCCACACACCAACTGGAAATCTTATCGATTATGTTGAGGATGAGAAATACGGAGTTCGTTTATTCTGGCGACCACCTTTGGAAAATGGCGAGGATGTGGACCCAGAAAAGGTTGATTTCCTCCCCCTTGGTTATGATGAGTTTTTTGGACGAGatacaaagaaagaaaaggggaaCATATGGTTGCGTTTTATACTTGGAATTGAAAATGCATGCAAGCCATGGTTTGATAAAATAGATAAATGGGTTGAAGagcagaagaaaaaaagagaaatggaAATGGAGGAACTTGAGAAGGAACTTGAACTGGTAGAAGCTGAAGTACGTCTAAAAGAGGCCATGGAGGAGTTGGAAGACGTATTGCGCAGACAAgagaaagaagaggaaaagaagGCGGAAATGGGCTTGctagatgaagatgaagatgaagatgaagaagcaacTTCTGTAACAAAACTAGATGAAGATGACACGACTTCTGTAACCAAACAAGATGAAACTGCTCCTGCagtggaagaagaggaagaggaggaaagggatgaggatgaggaggatgatATCGCACAATCAAGTTTTGGGTCTGTCGAACAGGGACAAACTACAAATCAACAGAAGGGAAAACCTGGGAAATCACCATTTTCTACATCTTCACTCATGTTTGCTTCTTGCAGCCTCATCTCCGTG GTTCCATCCAAGCTGCAACAATCATTTTCATTCTGGAACAAGGGCAGATCAAAGCCGGAGCTGGTTTGTTCGAGGCACACTGATGGCTTCAGCAATGTGAAAACAGTTGAATCAGTCAGTTTCCGCCCGGTGATTGGCCTGAAGGGTCGGTTGAAGGCCGTCGGCATAACACATGGGAGAGTCAGTGTAAGAAGCTGTTCAGGTGGGAATCAGACTCGATCATGTTCATTGGCTTCTGCAGATTCCCATAACAACTTAAAGGGACCAAGAGTGAGTGGTGACCTGTGGTTGCATGGGGCACCTGAAAGGGATTTAGACAGCATACTGTCTATGCATTCCTCTACGTACAATTTTGAAACAACATAG